The DNA window CATGACACCCATTTCCGGACTGGTGCAAACTGACAATTATGTACCTTTTGAAACCATGTTCACATTAATCGGCTGGGGCTCCACTGAATTTCAAGGTGATTTTCCGGAACAACTTCAGGAAGTCAGCGTTCCCTATGTTGACAATCAAACATGCCAAACCACTCTGGAACAGGTAAACATAGCTGTCACAGACAATATGCTCTGCGCCGGCGCCTGGGAGGGAGGTAAGGACTCTTGCCAGGGGGACAGCGGTGGGCCGCTCATCGCTCAGGTAATGGGCAGGGATGTTCTGGCCGGAATAGTAAGCTTCGCCTATGGATGTGCGGTCAGGGCCAAACCAGGAGTGAACACAAGGGTCTCCAGATACAATGGCTGGGTGAAAAGTACTGCCCGGAGCGAATGCGTCTTTGATGCCCTGGAACAGGAATTCCCTCAATACTTTACCAGACCGACTGAGAACAGTATATTTATGACAACTGAATCAGAAGATATGAAATACCGGTCATATCCTCTATCAAATTCATTCCTTGGACTGCAAGGCG is part of the Desulfonatronovibrio magnus genome and encodes:
- a CDS encoding serine protease, with translation MKKLVLLIVLILGLCLAFPGNILSNDMTSQDQSQKITKIVGGKPVEDDSKYPWMVALVKDANFPDLYAGQFCGGTLIAPEWVLTAAHCVTSVFTNFHAVLGTTSLTAPPGRYERIAIRRVLRHNDYDPHTNDNDIALLQLVSPSSMTPISGLVQTDNYVPFETMFTLIGWGSTEFQGDFPEQLQEVSVPYVDNQTCQTTLEQVNIAVTDNMLCAGAWEGGKDSCQGDSGGPLIAQVMGRDVLAGIVSFAYGCAVRAKPGVNTRVSRYNGWVKSTARSECVFDALEQEFPQYFTRPTENSIFMTTESEDMKYRSYPLSNSFLGLQG